A region of Salirhabdus salicampi DNA encodes the following proteins:
- a CDS encoding Hsp20/alpha crystallin family protein produces the protein MSLIPHDFFRQLDKIQRDFHQFFSQFEQLTMNKNNFGFERIDVQEDDDNIIVTLQIQGLDKEEDVSVTVDGHVLTIKGELETKLEVEEKNGRKLETTTKSFQHTVTLPSPVKDKTKTSYENGILKIKLEKI, from the coding sequence ATGTCTCTTATTCCTCATGACTTCTTTCGTCAATTAGACAAAATACAAAGAGACTTTCATCAATTTTTTTCACAATTTGAACAGTTAACGATGAACAAGAACAACTTTGGTTTTGAACGAATTGATGTTCAAGAAGATGACGATAACATTATTGTCACATTACAAATACAAGGTTTGGATAAGGAAGAGGATGTATCCGTAACCGTTGATGGTCACGTGCTAACGATAAAAGGAGAGCTGGAAACTAAATTAGAAGTGGAAGAGAAGAATGGCAGAAAGCTCGAAACTACAACAAAGTCGTTCCAACATACTGTCACACTACCGTCCCCAGTAAAAGATAAAACAAAAACATCATACGAAAACGGAATACTGAAAATCAAACTCGAAAAAATTTAA
- a CDS encoding Ger(x)C family spore germination protein — MCKRIKILSICIFVSGMLTGCWDRTEIDDINFILGMAIDKGEEEGYRVTYQWPSPELFSVQNPGQGSTTSFSVNGETITEAHRNITEISPRRPLFSHLETVIVGMEVAEESIANILDILGRQFQLRRTINIVLATNKAEDIIRSEVPFNKVSSTGITDLLNFSNRSSTYLNVTLSDFYTKYTDPDTYAYLPVVEIVSPEELTTLKQAGETGMVRAVSMAFINGGKIALVLPRDLSKAWLYTQGQIQKGAYTTSTIGGKQFSIRNIEQKGQTDVKIQNGTIKTAIKIKQDAFLNEIEEKHQQEINIEKLAHNVEKFVKEEVTRVVELSQKEGIDIFEIGRQVRENYPKKWGEVKKNWKEEYKQVEFDVEVKIEIHHTSALRKRGM; from the coding sequence ATGTGCAAACGAATTAAAATTCTATCCATTTGTATATTCGTCTCAGGAATGTTAACCGGGTGTTGGGACCGCACTGAAATTGATGATATTAACTTTATTTTAGGTATGGCGATTGATAAGGGCGAGGAAGAAGGATATCGTGTCACCTATCAATGGCCATCACCTGAGTTGTTTTCTGTACAAAATCCTGGTCAAGGCTCCACAACATCTTTTTCTGTAAACGGGGAAACGATTACGGAGGCACACCGGAATATCACAGAAATATCACCAAGAAGACCTCTCTTTTCCCATTTAGAAACCGTTATAGTCGGCATGGAAGTTGCTGAAGAAAGTATTGCGAACATTTTAGATATTTTAGGAAGACAATTTCAATTAAGAAGAACGATTAATATCGTTTTAGCTACTAACAAAGCAGAAGATATTATCCGTTCAGAAGTTCCTTTTAATAAAGTATCCTCAACAGGAATCACAGATCTTTTAAATTTTTCTAACCGATCTTCAACTTATTTAAATGTGACGTTAAGCGACTTTTACACAAAATATACGGACCCCGACACTTATGCTTATCTACCAGTCGTTGAAATCGTTTCACCTGAAGAGTTAACAACTTTAAAACAAGCTGGAGAAACAGGAATGGTACGTGCTGTTAGTATGGCCTTTATAAACGGAGGAAAGATTGCATTAGTATTACCAAGAGATTTATCAAAGGCGTGGTTATATACTCAAGGTCAAATACAAAAGGGAGCTTATACAACTTCTACTATCGGTGGGAAACAGTTCTCAATCCGTAACATAGAACAAAAAGGTCAAACTGACGTAAAGATCCAAAATGGAACAATAAAAACAGCGATAAAAATTAAACAAGATGCGTTTTTAAATGAAATAGAAGAAAAACATCAACAGGAAATCAATATTGAAAAATTAGCACATAATGTAGAAAAATTTGTAAAGGAGGAAGTAACAAGGGTCGTCGAGTTATCCCAAAAAGAAGGAATCGACATTTTTGAGATAGGTCGCCAAGTTCGAGAAAACTATCCAAAAAAATGGGGCGAAGTAAAGAAAAATTGGAAGGAAGAATACAAACAAGTTGAGTTCGATGTTGAAGTGAAAATAGAAATCCATCATACAAGTGCTTTACGAAAACGTGGAATGTAA
- a CDS encoding spore germination protein — MLPNWFKKKEKFEDQYVSEKPIEKVSVSKKIDKNIKVLQNTYFRDTDDLEIHHINNQFCITFLRNITSTKETDKIIQTLAKQSSKEKNKNSSSNSIPFKYDTQQELSKVVQGMILGKCALFIAGEKTVYLLDAFQPDKRAIEEPYIESTVKGPREGFIEPIETNLALIRQRLKTNDLKIREFTKGEMTQTKIAVVYLDGLANPEIVDEVIKRINKIKTDSIISSNVLNEYLQDVPYSIVPLLGYTERPDKLCGNLLEGRVGIVVDGTPFTLYGPVSLFSLLQSPDDYYDTFYIGTLLRLLRYIAIFSAALLPAMYIALTTFHQEMIPTPLALSIAAGRESVPYPAIIETLLMEITFEFLREAGLRLPKPIGNTVSIVGALVIGEAAVNAGFVSPLMIIIVAITAISSFIIPNYSLGITFRILRFGFIILAGLFGFFGIVWGMVFVYLHFTKLTSFGYPYLTPHAPFVVNDMKDTLFRFPNIRNNKYPTYIMDKKHLKRKRRKNAANKNERKE; from the coding sequence ATGTTGCCCAATTGGTTCAAAAAGAAAGAAAAGTTTGAGGACCAATATGTAAGCGAAAAACCGATTGAAAAAGTTTCCGTTTCAAAAAAAATTGACAAAAATATAAAGGTTTTACAAAATACATACTTTCGAGATACTGACGACCTCGAAATTCATCATATTAATAATCAATTTTGTATCACCTTTTTACGTAACATTACGAGCACAAAAGAAACAGATAAGATTATTCAAACATTAGCAAAGCAATCCAGCAAAGAGAAAAATAAGAATAGCAGCTCCAATTCAATTCCGTTTAAGTACGATACACAACAAGAGTTAAGTAAAGTTGTACAAGGGATGATATTAGGAAAGTGTGCGTTATTTATCGCCGGAGAAAAAACGGTGTATTTATTGGACGCTTTTCAACCGGATAAAAGGGCTATCGAAGAGCCCTATATAGAATCAACAGTTAAAGGACCAAGAGAAGGTTTCATTGAACCAATTGAAACGAATTTAGCCCTAATAAGGCAAAGATTGAAAACGAATGACTTAAAAATACGAGAGTTTACCAAAGGAGAAATGACCCAAACAAAAATTGCTGTCGTTTATTTAGACGGACTCGCAAATCCTGAAATCGTTGACGAGGTCATTAAGCGAATTAATAAAATAAAAACAGATTCCATTATATCAAGTAATGTATTAAATGAATATTTACAAGATGTACCTTATTCCATTGTGCCATTACTTGGATATACGGAAAGACCAGATAAGCTTTGTGGCAATTTACTAGAAGGAAGAGTAGGAATTGTCGTGGATGGAACTCCGTTCACTCTATACGGGCCGGTAAGTTTGTTTAGCTTACTTCAATCACCGGATGATTATTATGACACATTTTACATAGGGACTTTATTGCGGTTACTACGATATATCGCAATTTTCTCAGCGGCACTACTACCCGCAATGTATATTGCGTTAACAACATTCCATCAAGAAATGATACCGACACCATTGGCATTGAGTATTGCTGCCGGAAGAGAATCAGTGCCTTATCCTGCCATTATTGAAACGCTTTTAATGGAAATTACGTTTGAGTTTTTACGAGAAGCCGGTTTGCGGCTACCGAAACCGATTGGAAATACAGTAAGTATTGTTGGGGCTCTTGTTATTGGGGAAGCAGCGGTTAACGCAGGGTTTGTCAGTCCCTTAATGATTATTATCGTAGCCATTACTGCGATTAGTTCATTTATAATCCCGAATTACAGCTTAGGGATTACGTTTCGCATTTTACGATTCGGCTTTATTATATTGGCCGGCCTATTTGGCTTTTTCGGTATCGTTTGGGGAATGGTGTTTGTTTATTTACATTTTACGAAACTTACATCATTCGGATATCCGTATTTAACACCTCATGCTCCTTTTGTGGTCAATGACATGAAAGATACACTTTTCCGTTTTCCAAATATACGGAACAACAAGTATCCAACTTATATCATGGACAAAAAACATTTAAAGCGAAAACGTCGGAAAAATGCTGCCAATAAAAACGAAAGGAAGGAGTAG
- a CDS encoding GAF domain-containing sensor histidine kinase, producing the protein MLSEKQKLETLKTIAETLNQSLNKQEMLQTVLQQFIHITHFEAGWIFFEKESVELVANVGLPEALAVNNKQAMCGEDCYCVSRYKSQRLTKATSIIECKRLETAIKDGKYNTNGYTHHATVPLKTPEKQYGLLNVATPNRTEYIEEELSLLEAVALQIGTALRRIEQYEKEEIRANYFEQLNHFVQQLRIVRNGHHFVSIAEKELSKMFHVESIHIKITPIKDEESDTTLIIPFQKINGALLARQDVGFSTIEKEMLRLAVHHFELAYRDIQLQEKEKDMARIQERTKLAQDLHDSVNQLLFSIVLTSKAAKQVIQRPEIDDIYELSSQALSEMRALIAGQKPQGLEKGLLTSLIEYAEKLKLSPRFQAAGTLSIPYAIEETLYRIGQEAVHNIKKHANTDCVEFTLHRSQKGFTMVIQDDGEGFELDRVKTIPSYGLKGMEERAAIYNGTVTVKSSRGNGTIVEVFIPNREETNNESFNC; encoded by the coding sequence ATGTTAAGTGAAAAACAAAAATTAGAAACGTTAAAAACAATTGCTGAGACGTTAAATCAGTCATTGAATAAACAAGAAATGTTACAGACTGTTTTACAGCAATTCATACATATTACACACTTTGAAGCCGGTTGGATATTTTTTGAAAAAGAATCTGTGGAATTAGTAGCTAATGTTGGATTGCCGGAAGCGTTAGCCGTAAATAATAAGCAGGCAATGTGTGGCGAGGATTGTTATTGTGTATCCCGCTATAAATCACAACGTTTAACGAAAGCAACGAGTATTATTGAGTGTAAAAGGTTAGAAACGGCCATTAAAGACGGAAAATACAATACAAATGGGTATACCCATCATGCAACTGTACCATTGAAGACGCCTGAAAAACAGTACGGATTATTAAATGTCGCAACACCGAATCGAACAGAATACATTGAAGAGGAACTCAGTTTGTTAGAGGCTGTTGCGTTACAAATAGGTACAGCGTTGAGAAGGATTGAACAATACGAAAAAGAAGAAATTCGAGCTAACTATTTTGAACAACTGAATCACTTTGTTCAACAATTACGTATTGTTCGAAATGGTCACCATTTCGTATCCATTGCGGAAAAAGAGTTATCAAAAATGTTCCATGTAGAAAGCATTCACATTAAGATAACACCAATAAAAGATGAAGAATCTGACACCACCCTGATCATTCCATTTCAAAAAATAAACGGAGCATTGTTAGCAAGGCAGGATGTTGGGTTTTCTACCATTGAAAAGGAAATGTTACGGCTAGCTGTACACCATTTCGAACTTGCATATCGTGATATTCAACTTCAAGAAAAAGAAAAAGATATGGCAAGAATACAGGAACGCACGAAGCTTGCCCAAGACTTGCATGATTCTGTTAACCAATTATTGTTTTCCATCGTTCTTACAAGTAAGGCAGCTAAACAAGTGATTCAACGACCTGAAATTGATGATATTTACGAACTGTCAAGCCAAGCTTTATCCGAAATGCGAGCGCTTATTGCTGGACAGAAACCACAAGGTCTAGAAAAAGGGTTGCTAACAAGTTTAATCGAGTACGCAGAAAAACTAAAGCTATCTCCTCGGTTTCAGGCGGCTGGTACCCTTTCAATTCCGTACGCCATTGAAGAGACTTTGTATCGAATTGGTCAGGAAGCTGTTCATAATATTAAAAAGCATGCCAATACAGACTGTGTTGAATTCACCTTACATCGCTCACAGAAAGGATTTACTATGGTAATTCAGGATGATGGGGAGGGCTTTGAACTAGATCGAGTTAAGACGATTCCATCTTATGGCCTAAAAGGGATGGAAGAAAGAGCAGCTATCTATAACGGAACTGTTACAGTAAAGAGTAGTCGTGGTAACGGCACAATTGTGGAAGTTTTTATTCCCAATCGGGAGGAGACGAATAATGAAAGTTTTAATTGTTGA
- a CDS encoding SpoVR family protein — protein MSQVEYKRLERAIEEITEIAEGFGLDFYPMRYEICPSDIIYTFGAYGMPTRFSHWSFGKQFHKMKLQEELGLSKIYELVINSNPCYAFLLNSNTLIQNKLIIAHVLAHSDFFKNNFRFQNTGKDMVESMAATADRIKAYEEKYGRYEVEKFLDAILAIQEHIDPSLMRKWDREEDVVKSPVPRQKQSQSDYDDLWILDHDKVEEHDKKVERKIPPKSEKDILLFIEEYSRELDEWQRDILTMMREEMLYFWPQLETKIMNEGWASYWHSRILREMYLDESELIEFAKLHSSVIQPSKTSINPYRLGITIFEDIEERYNNPTEEMKRQGVTPNSGREKIFEVREIESDISFIRNYLTKDIVAQEDLYLFQKQGRDYKVVEKDWTEVRDQLITMRVNGGYPYITVENGDYQRNGELYLKHHYEGTELDLNYLEKTMPYIHQLWGRTVHLETVVEGRNVLYSSDSDKVKKRYL, from the coding sequence TTGTCCCAAGTAGAGTATAAAAGATTGGAAAGGGCAATTGAGGAAATTACCGAAATTGCTGAAGGGTTTGGGCTTGATTTTTATCCGATGCGCTACGAAATATGTCCATCGGATATTATTTATACGTTTGGGGCCTACGGTATGCCGACACGATTTTCTCACTGGAGTTTTGGGAAGCAATTTCACAAAATGAAGTTACAAGAAGAATTAGGTTTAAGCAAAATTTATGAGCTCGTCATTAATTCCAATCCATGTTATGCATTTCTGTTAAATTCGAATACTTTAATTCAAAATAAGTTAATTATTGCTCACGTATTAGCCCATAGTGACTTTTTCAAAAACAACTTTCGGTTTCAAAACACAGGTAAGGATATGGTGGAAAGTATGGCCGCTACAGCTGACCGGATTAAAGCATACGAAGAGAAATACGGCCGATATGAGGTGGAAAAATTCCTTGATGCCATCTTAGCTATTCAAGAACATATTGATCCTTCTTTAATGAGAAAGTGGGATAGAGAGGAAGACGTTGTCAAATCCCCTGTTCCCCGCCAAAAACAATCCCAATCTGATTACGATGATCTATGGATATTAGATCATGATAAGGTAGAGGAACATGATAAAAAAGTAGAACGGAAGATTCCACCAAAATCTGAGAAGGATATATTATTATTTATCGAAGAATATAGCCGAGAGCTAGATGAATGGCAACGGGATATTTTAACAATGATGAGGGAAGAAATGCTTTATTTCTGGCCTCAGCTTGAAACGAAGATCATGAACGAAGGTTGGGCTTCGTACTGGCATTCAAGAATTTTACGGGAGATGTATTTAGACGAAAGTGAACTGATTGAATTCGCGAAGCTCCATTCCAGTGTCATCCAGCCATCTAAAACGTCAATCAATCCATATCGATTAGGGATTACCATCTTTGAAGATATTGAGGAGCGGTACAATAATCCAACGGAAGAAATGAAACGACAGGGGGTTACACCAAACTCAGGACGAGAGAAAATCTTTGAAGTGAGGGAAATTGAATCCGACATCTCGTTTATCCGCAATTACTTAACAAAAGATATTGTCGCACAAGAAGACTTGTATCTCTTCCAAAAGCAAGGGCGAGATTATAAAGTAGTGGAAAAGGATTGGACCGAAGTCCGGGATCAGCTTATTACGATGCGGGTCAATGGAGGATATCCATACATTACAGTAGAAAATGGAGACTACCAAAGAAATGGAGAATTGTATTTGAAACACCACTACGAAGGAACAGAGTTAGATCTTAACTATTTAGAAAAAACGATGCCTTATATTCATCAACTGTGGGGACGCACCGTCCATCTGGAAACCGTTGTGGAAGGAAGAAATGTGCTGTATTCAAGTGATTCTGATAAAGTGAAGAAGCGTTATTTGTAG
- a CDS encoding YhdB family protein, translating to MNMVDYDKALYFTLWGQWDDLLVLMVRTNDDILSKKIETFLHAFHYGYDEQHVVSTHQELIHYLEHAITHDIPAVHM from the coding sequence ATGAACATGGTTGATTATGATAAAGCACTGTATTTTACACTGTGGGGACAGTGGGATGACCTGCTTGTCCTAATGGTAAGAACGAATGATGATATCCTTTCAAAAAAAATCGAAACGTTTTTACACGCCTTCCATTATGGATACGATGAACAACATGTTGTCAGCACCCACCAAGAGTTAATTCATTATTTAGAACATGCAATTACCCACGACATTCCAGCAGTTCATATGTAA
- a CDS encoding YhcN/YlaJ family sporulation lipoprotein, whose translation MNKLALLGVSFLTAVTVTGCQNPDDTGLGGYNDDTGVEPTRYNQNTDLDPNRDRVRMNQNELGMRNNDDYNNPARNNGNNLTNNGENDRNNIGTRNNNADDRYEVADRAADQITNEIDEIDRAYVLVTNNNAYVAVVMDNNNTTNNNNGDEVSDRLSDRVSDIVRSTDRNINNVYVSANPDFANLANNYTRDVDRGEPVEGFFDQLTNMVDRLFPDRR comes from the coding sequence ATGAATAAACTTGCTCTTTTAGGGGTGTCTTTTTTAACAGCTGTAACGGTAACTGGATGTCAGAACCCTGACGATACTGGTTTGGGAGGGTATAACGATGATACAGGTGTTGAACCGACTCGTTATAACCAAAATACGGATTTAGATCCGAATCGTGATCGTGTTCGTATGAATCAAAATGAATTAGGCATGCGTAATAACGACGATTATAATAACCCTGCAAGAAATAATGGTAATAACTTAACAAACAATGGGGAAAATGATCGCAACAACATTGGAACACGTAACAACAATGCTGATGACCGATACGAAGTAGCGGATCGAGCAGCAGACCAAATTACAAACGAAATCGACGAAATTGACCGTGCATACGTTTTAGTCACAAATAACAATGCTTATGTCGCGGTAGTGATGGACAATAACAACACGACAAACAATAATAATGGGGATGAAGTGTCAGACCGATTAAGCGACCGAGTATCAGACATTGTACGCTCAACAGATCGTAATATTAATAACGTATATGTCTCCGCAAACCCTGATTTTGCGAACTTAGCGAACAACTATACAAGAGATGTTGACCGAGGTGAACCAGTTGAAGGGTTCTTTGACCAACTAACAAACATGGTTGACCGTTTATTCCCAGATCGTCGATAA
- a CDS encoding response regulator transcription factor, whose translation MKVLIVDDHQVVRKGLIYFFQTQRDIEVVGEAASGAEALQLLRQESVDVVLLDVQMPEMDGIEATKQIRNQYPTVKVLILTSFSDYHSVIPAIKAGASGYQLKEADPEMLVEAIRKVYNGKKMIDEKAARHLFQHVTGTEEEEERTKLNDLTKRELDVLKVMMKGKSNKEIAKELYITEKTVKTHVSNILSKLEVQDRTQAALFGVKYLK comes from the coding sequence ATGAAAGTTTTAATTGTTGATGACCACCAAGTCGTACGTAAAGGTCTAATATATTTCTTTCAGACGCAACGGGATATAGAGGTTGTTGGGGAAGCGGCTAGCGGCGCAGAAGCATTACAACTTTTACGGCAAGAAAGTGTCGATGTGGTGTTATTAGATGTACAAATGCCCGAGATGGACGGAATTGAGGCGACTAAACAAATTAGGAATCAATACCCAACAGTAAAAGTATTAATTTTAACAAGTTTTTCGGATTACCATTCAGTTATACCTGCAATAAAGGCAGGGGCAAGTGGATATCAACTAAAAGAAGCGGACCCGGAAATGTTAGTGGAGGCAATTCGTAAAGTATATAATGGAAAAAAAATGATTGATGAAAAAGCTGCACGTCATTTATTTCAACATGTAACAGGAACAGAAGAAGAAGAGGAAAGGACAAAGCTAAATGATTTAACAAAGCGGGAATTAGACGTCCTAAAAGTTATGATGAAAGGAAAGAGTAATAAAGAAATAGCGAAGGAATTGTATATAACGGAAAAAACGGTTAAAACACATGTTTCGAATATTTTATCAAAATTAGAAGTTCAAGATCGTACACAAGCGGCATTATTTGGAGTGAAATATTTAAAGTAA
- a CDS encoding GerAB/ArcD/ProY family transporter, with protein MVEKPKITKRQAQSLLMLVLSVQFYVYAPSIMAERAQQYYWISTIIAIFASLLLLLVVIKISSHFPEDPFVKVLRKLLGKPLGTLIGVSYVGYFFTLFIVHTQISSTIFKTLFLPNTPIGVLIFMILIIAFYCSAIGIDVLGKASTSMLILILATLLFLMLAVTPQIDFHYYKPYIPTSWGPVFHTVLIPYTNFAQVILIGMLYPYIHKEEKSKKTKGYILAVLVPIFMASLITIEEIGVYSIHELKFLTYPSVELITLIQLGDFLERLEIFLVTIWAGAMFFVTGIYFNVTMDALKQSFSMKILRPIYKIIILIGAFFICYMYLPDTLDVINFIFNRWIYISVIFHLVIPAILYIVFILRYKVMKNVQTN; from the coding sequence ATGGTGGAGAAGCCAAAGATAACGAAGAGACAAGCTCAAAGCCTATTAATGCTCGTACTTAGTGTTCAGTTTTATGTATACGCTCCTTCGATCATGGCGGAAAGAGCTCAACAATATTATTGGATTTCAACCATTATTGCTATATTTGCTTCTCTCCTTCTTTTACTTGTTGTTATTAAGATTAGTAGTCACTTTCCAGAAGACCCATTTGTTAAAGTGTTAAGAAAGCTGTTAGGAAAGCCACTTGGTACCCTAATTGGAGTTAGTTACGTAGGGTACTTTTTCACTTTATTTATTGTTCATACCCAAATTAGCTCCACAATATTTAAAACATTATTTTTACCGAACACACCCATTGGGGTTCTTATTTTTATGATATTAATTATCGCTTTTTATTGTTCTGCTATTGGAATCGATGTATTAGGGAAGGCAAGTACATCTATGCTCATCTTAATTTTGGCTACCTTACTCTTTTTAATGTTAGCGGTTACCCCACAAATTGATTTTCATTATTACAAGCCATACATACCAACATCTTGGGGACCGGTATTTCATACAGTACTTATTCCGTACACTAACTTTGCCCAAGTCATTTTAATAGGTATGTTATATCCTTACATTCATAAAGAAGAGAAATCCAAGAAAACGAAAGGATATATACTTGCTGTTTTAGTACCCATTTTTATGGCTAGTTTAATTACTATCGAAGAAATCGGTGTCTATTCAATTCATGAATTGAAATTTTTAACCTATCCTAGTGTTGAGCTGATTACATTAATCCAACTCGGTGATTTTTTAGAACGATTAGAAATATTTCTTGTTACCATTTGGGCTGGAGCAATGTTTTTTGTGACTGGGATTTATTTTAACGTGACGATGGATGCATTAAAACAATCGTTTTCAATGAAGATATTAAGGCCCATTTACAAAATCATTATACTTATCGGTGCGTTTTTTATTTGCTATATGTATTTGCCCGATACGTTAGATGTCATCAATTTTATATTTAATCGTTGGATCTATATTTCGGTCATCTTCCATCTTGTCATTCCTGCCATTCTTTATATTGTGTTCATTCTTCGATATAAGGTGATGAAAAATGTGCAAACGAATTAA